The DNA window GGAGAATCGCCCATTAAGAGCGGTCCTCTATCAGTCGGGCGGCACGAACGAGGGCCTCAAGGCCGAAGCACCAATCCAACTACTGGTCGTCGACGAGAAAGACGCCTATGCCGAGCTGTTCTCGGTCGATGGCAAAGACCAGGAATCGGTTGTGGCGGAGTTTGACGAGTTTTCACAACATTTCTAACCTTTCGACCAGCACCCCCGCCTGGGGGTGCTTTTTTTTGGTCCAGCGTCGGTAAATAGGGCAATTTTGTGGTAAACTGAGTGCTGTTTAATAAGCAAAGGATCAGCAAAAATGGCCGGTGTAAATCGCGTATTTCTCTTAGGGAATCTGGGGCGCGATCCCGAGATGCGCTACCAGACCAATGGGGCCGCTATCGCCACCCTGAATCTGGCCACGTCGGAGACCTTCAAAGACCGGGATGGCAACCGCCAGGAACGCACCGAGTGGCATCGTGTGGTGCTTTTCGGGCGGTCGGCAGAGGTTGCCGGCGAATATCTCAAAAAGGGCAGCTCCGCCTATGTCGAAGGCCGCTTGCAAACCCGCAAGTGGACGGACAAGGAGGGCCAGGAGCGGTACACCACCGAGATCGTCGGTGATCGGCTCCAGTTGATCGGCGGACGCCGGGACGACGCCGACGCCGATGACCGGGGGCACCGGACGTCGC is part of the Acidithiobacillus caldus ATCC 51756 genome and encodes:
- a CDS encoding single-stranded DNA-binding protein, with protein sequence MAGVNRVFLLGNLGRDPEMRYQTNGAAIATLNLATSETFKDRDGNRQERTEWHRVVLFGRSAEVAGEYLKKGSSAYVEGRLQTRKWTDKEGQERYTTEIVGDRLQLIGGRRDDADADDRGHRTSPRAGPSSRAQSNGGGGGIHQNTSGFSELDDQDIPFAAADPAADPMCRLTHRLRRVRF